Proteins encoded by one window of Dendropsophus ebraccatus isolate aDenEbr1 chromosome 4, aDenEbr1.pat, whole genome shotgun sequence:
- the KLHL36 gene encoding kelch-like protein 36: MEGSKQTRVSRPHKISESSKLYRWTDLSSLVLQKLNEQRQKEHFCDVVLVADDQRVPAHRNFLSACSDYFNSMFTIGMKEAHQKEVELVGASFIGLKAVVDFLYTGDLTLDGGNIDYVLETAHLLQIWKVVDFCCEYLENEVNEENYLYLQELASIYSLERLGSYIDSFVLGNYSTLSFTNAFLQNIPLQKLCLYLMSSQVQHVSEHDLLQSALQWLTHFPQRESQAYQVLQNIRFQLISKSELLHRVKPAVCSLLPKESNSESLVEEAIYYHNNIAAQPLLQNIRSTLRMGAERLLFVGGEVSEHCLELSDDVYSLDIQKEQWMSETQLPARRSHHCVTSLGNFIYVAGGSFSRDNGGDAASNLLYRYDPRWSQWIQVASMNQHRVDFYLGAVTDKLIAVGGRNENGALSSVEIYCPQLDTWNYVSELPRFTYGHAGSVHKDYVYISGGHDYQIGPYRKNLLCYDPRADAWEERRPMTIARGWHSMCTLDDSIYAIGGSDDNLESMERFDILAVECYSPQCDQWTRVAPLLQPNSESGVAVLENKIYILGGYSWENTAFSRTVQVYDKERKKWVKGTDLPKTVAGVSACVCMLKNRSNEKAKKTKTKRQAERGR, from the exons TTGTACCGATGGACAGACCTCTCCTCTCTGGTTCTACAGAAACTCAATGAGCAGAGACAGAAGGAGCACTTCTGTGATGTTGTACTGGTGGCCGATGATCAAAGAGTGCCAGCTCATAGGAACTTCCTGTCAGCCTGTAGTGACTACTTCAACTCTATGTTCACCATAGGCATGAAAGAAGCACACCAGAAGGAGGTGGAGCTGGTTGGTGCTTCATTCATAGGCCTCAAAGCTGTTGTTGACTTTCTGTATACCGGTGACCTGACACTGGACGGAGGAAATATTGATTATGTCCTGGAAACTGCCCACCTTCTACAGATATGGAAAGTGGTGGACTTCTGCTGTGAGTACTTGGAGAATGAGGTCAATGAGGAGAACTATCTATATCTTCAGGAATTGGCCTCCATCTATAGCTTGGAACGTCTGGGCTCTTACATTGACTCATTCGTCTTGGGCAACTACAGCACCCTGAGCTTCACAAATGCTTTCCTGCAGAACATCCCTTTACAGAAACTGTGTCTGTACCTGATGAGCAGTCAGGTGCAGCATGTCAGCGAGCATGACCTACTGCAGTCTGCCCTACAATGGTTGACTCACTTTCCACAACGGGAGAGCCAAGCTTATCAAGTTCTGCAAAACATCCGGTTCCAGCTCATATCAAAGAGCGAGCTGTTGCATCGGGTCAAGCCAGCTGTATGTTCTCTTCTCCCAAAAGAGTCAAATTCTGAGAGTCTGGTGGAGGAAGCCATCTATTACCACAATAACATTGCAGCACAGCCCCTGCTTCAGAACATCCGTAGCACTCTACGGATGGGAGCAGAACGCCTTCTTTTTGTGGGTGGGGAAGTTTCCGAACACTGTCTCGAGTTAAGTGATGATGTTTACAGTTTGGACATTCAGAAGGAGCAGTGGATGTCCGAGACGCAGCTCCCTGCTAGAAGAAGTCACCACTGTGTCACTTCTCTGGGCAACTTTATCTATGTGGCTGGAGGAAGTTTCTCAAGGGACAATGGTGGGGATGCCGCGTCTAACCTGCTCTATAGGTACGATCCCCGCTGGAGTCAGTGGATCCAG GTTGCCAGCATGAATCAGCATCGTGTGGATTTTTATTTAGGCGCAGTCACTGATAAACTTATTGCAGTTGGTGGAAGGAATGAAAATGGTGCCCTGTCTTCAGTGGAAATCTACTGCCCCCAGCTCGATACGTGGAACTATGTATCTGAACTTCCAAG GTTCACATATGGACACGCTGGATCTGTACACAAGGACTATGTGTACATTTCTGGAGGACATGATTACCAGATCGGACCCTATAGGAAAAACCTGTTATGCTATGATCCTCGAGCTGACGCCTGGGAGGAGAGGAGACCCATGACCATTGCCCGTGGCTGGCACAGTATGTGCACGCTTGATGACAGTATTTATGCTATAGGGGGAAGCGATGACAACCTTGAGTCTATGGAACGATTTGATATCCTTGCAGTGGAGTGCTACAGCCCCCAGTGCGATCAATGGACGCGGGTTGCTCCATTACTTCAGCCAAACAGTGAATCTGGGGTTGCCGTTTTAGAAAATAAGATTTATATCCTGGGTGGGTATAGCTGGGAGAACACTGCTTTTTCAAGGACTGTACAAGTATATGATAAAGAAAGGAAGAAGTGGGTGAAAGGGACAGATCTGCCTAAGACAGTTGCTGGGGTGTCCGCCTGTGTGTGCATGCTGAAAAACCGGAGCAATGAAaaagctaaaaaaacaaaaacaaaaagacaagCAGAACGAGGCCGATGA